DNA from Delphinus delphis chromosome 8, mDelDel1.2, whole genome shotgun sequence:
attgttgaattaatgaatagacATATCTTGGTGCTGAGTATGAAAAAAGATAATGAATTGTTTAGCATCTAGAAACTTCCTGCAACCTACCATGAGCTAAATGAGAGTGGGGACCACACCTGTCTTCTTATCCTCTTGTCTCTCCAATGCTTTTCACAGTGTCCAGCTCAACAGATATTTCTCAAAGGGCGACCAGTAACCTTCCTGATTTTACCTGCCCCTTGACTTAGGGCCACTCCTTGCAGGGCGCTAGTGTCATTCTTGCATCTAGTTACCAAGGAAGGCCAGAGTCCATTACCCCAGAATCGGGTGGAAGAACAATTACATGAAGAACACAGATTCTTCTAACTTCAAAGGGCTTCCCAATATAGACAAAACACTAAACAGTCCAAATACAAAAAAGCCTGATGTGAGATATAAACGCGTATGAAAAGCTTCCTGCTTCATTTTTTGCCTTCCAAATTGattaagatttgtttttaaaaatgttaacaaggATTCAGAGAAGCAAGCCTTTTCCAAGTGCTGGTGGGAGTAAAATTCAGATAGTCTGTTTGGAGGAATTTGAAAGTTTACATATCTTTCTAGGagcttttcttaagaaaataatcagGATAAGAGCAGGGATGTActagtacttccctggtggtccagtggttaagacttggacgctcccaatgcaggggcatgggttccaaccctgatcagggaactaagatcccacacaccacaccatgcagcaaaaaaaaaaaaaaaaagcagagatgtACTGATATATTATGGATCATAACATTGTTGGAATAGCATAAAATCTGATAAAAAAGTATATACTTGATATACTTTATCAAGTATATCAAACACTTGATAAAGTATATGATATAGCCATAGCctagaatattatatattttttcaaataatgatacagaaaaatatttaattgtggGCAAATATTCATGACACATGCTTAGTGAATAAAGCAGGTAACAAATTAACAGGTACAGAACAATCCCATTTTTGTTAGAGAATGTGTTCGTTGAAAGAGACAAAAcccagaaagaatattaaaatattaatagtgcaTCCTCATCATCACTCGGTATTATCAGTcctttaattttagtcattctggtaGAAGTGGAGTGATACTTTACTGtggtttaaatttctctttccagacttccctggtggtgcagtggttaagaatccgcctgccaatgcaggggacacgggtttgagcccagatccgggaaaatcccacatgccacgccgcaactaagcccatgcgccacaactactgagcctgcgctctagagcccgcgagccacaactactgaagttcaTGCACCTAGAGCtcctgctccacaagagaagccaccgcaatgagaagcctgtgcaccgcattgaagagtagcccccgctcactgcaactacagaaagccggagtgcagcaacaaagacccaaagcagccaaaaataaataaataaataaacttatataaaaaaattgtaggggcttccctggtggcgcagtggttgagagtccgcctgccgatgcaggggacgcgggttcgcgccccggtctgggaagatctcacatgctgcggagcggctgggcccgtgagccatggccgctgagcctgcgcgtccagagcctgtgctccgcaacgggagaggccacaacagtgagaggcccgcgtacagcaaaaaaaaaaaaaaaaaaaatttaatggaaaagaaaactggaagaaaaaacaaatgtatttgTGGTGGTAGGATTATGCTACTTTCCTGTATTTTCCAGTTGTTATGAATATTACTTTTATAAGGAgataaacctttttaaaaagcacaagatGCACGTTTCAGAgtactatttaaatataaataatcagCATTACAACTATTTCTCTCGCCTATTTGCACGTTGtgggttttatatttaagtttatcataatatgtttaatattaatatattttcataaatagtGTAGATAACATTGATATATTTCACtccacacacgcgcgcacacacacacacacacacacacacacacacacacacacacacacatatatactgatTGCAGTTTGTGCAGGAGGAGGCAGCCATGAATTCAGGCAGATGGGGGATAGGTTGGGAAGGAAGGGCCAgatgaacccaggtcccctgttTGTCCAGGATCAGGGCCTCTCCAACAAGCCTCTCTACTTAAAAGCTCAAAGTCCCTTCCAGTCTCTCCTTCAGGGCTCCCCCTACCAGAGAGTCTCCTTGTCATGTCTCCCCTTTGGTGGGCACACCCTCACCTGGGATAACAGTTCCCTCCCTCTGGCCGGTAGTTGGGGAAGGTGTCACAGACCCACTGGCCATTGGCCAGGGCCCCGCCTCCCTCGGTCGGGGTCATAGTTTCACACGCAGGGGTCAGAGACCCCCTCACCTGGAGTCACAGACCCCTCCCTCGGGAGGGGGGGTCAATGGCACAGGCAGCGTTCACAGTTTCACACGCCGCAAACTCACAACCTTGGACCGAGGACGCGCCCTCCCTCGTCAGGGGTCCCAGTTTCCCGCCCGGGAAGCCCTGGTCCCTCCCCCGAGGCCGGCGGCCCCTCCTCCCGAGACATGGTGCCGGTCCCACGGGGCCCAGGCTCTCCCGAAGTGTCCCTGGGGGCCGGGCCCGAGGTCTCGGTGCTCAAGAGGCCCGCGCCGGCCGTGTCGCCTTCGCTGGAGGCCGCGGACGACTCGCAGTCCTCGGCCTCGTCGCTCTTCTGGCCCTCCTCGCGGCCGCCCCCCGCGAGCCCGGGAGTGGGCAGGTCGTCGCTGCGCCGGGCCGGGTAGGGCAGGATGGCGGCCGGCACGTTGCTGGAGGCCGGCCTAGCCCGGGTGCTCTTCTACCCGACGCTGCTGTACACACTGTTCCGCGGGAAGATGCCGGGCCCGGCGCACCGCGACTGGTACAACCGTATCGACAACACGGTGCTGCTGGGCGCGCTGCCGCTGCGGAACATGACTCGTCGGGTGAGCCGGGCCGGGAGGCCGGGCCGCGCCGGGGCTGGGAGCCAGGCGAGCGCCGCCCGGGCCTCGGCGGCCCTTTCTGAGCCCCCTCTTTGCCTCGGCAGCTGGTACAGGACGAGAACGTGCGAGGGCTGATCACCATGAACGAGGAGTATGAGACGAGGTTCCTGTGCAACTCCCCAAAGGTGAGGCGCCGGGGCCCGTGGGCAGAACTGGGGCCGAGGCGCCCCGCCGGCCTCGCCCACCACACAGGGCCTGGCGAGCcggaggaggttgggggagggggtgctgtAGGTGACCTTGCCGCAGAGACAGGCGTCCCAGGCTTTTTTGCCTCCTCAGGGAGGATCTGGCCCTCTAAGCTTAAATGGCTGCGGCTGGGGGTAGAAATTAATTGTGAAATAAAAACTGATGTGAAAGGCATTTAAAAGTAGAGTTGACAAACTTTGATTATTTCGTTGTGCACAAATGTATTCTTAATGTCGGTAACTCAAATCAGTAACCAGAACTGAAAGGCAACTTTTCTATGGCTTGCTTTCATTCATTTGACACTTACTCAGCACTAAGTATGGATCAGACACTGTTAGATATTCAAGATGAAGGTCCTAtaaactgtaaaaagaaaagcTATGGCCAGTCCCTGGTAAATTTATCATAAAACAACCCATTGCAAAAACTGCATAGGGTtcatttggttttgatttgagggaattttatatatatgttagaGATGATAGTGGAACTCCAAAGCACTGTCATAAATAAAGTTCAGGCCTAAATCATAATTTTCATTAGATGTGAATGCTTATTTGTGGAACTGTTCATAATGGTTATTAGATGTTGCCCTATCTTTACAGTGTTTGCCTTCTATTAGCACTGcacaattattttcttgtttactgTACTGATAGAGCCTAATGAACATGCCGTTATTTCaactgtagatttttttgaaatcttaaaaaaattgtgactcacatttaaaatatattgatcaGTGATggcatacatttttaaagaatgggTAACAAACAGTTCCTTGGATTTCCCACAGTATTTTGCCACAAGACCTCAGGAGTTATTAGCCAAAATGGTGAATGTTCCTTAACGTGGTCCATCCTGCGAAGCAAGTCACAGAAAGTGCTCGTCTCTGGGTGTGAGGCAATTGACATTTGTGAGCAGCTATCTTATCCCACTAGCCTAATCTccaaggcagtggttctcacatTTTAATATGCCTAAGAATTACCTGGCAGTCTTGTTAAACTAGCAGATTCCTAGGTAcaacccccagagattctgactcaggAACTTTAGGGTGGGGTCCCAGGAATCTGAACATTTAGCAAGCTCCCTAGGTGTTTCTGACATAATTGATGTATAAGCCCCATGCTGCCAgattttgctgttttttgttaATTTCATGAGCTGTATAAAATATTGACCCTCGTTCGGAGTCATAAGTTTCTGGTTTGCTAAAGTGATTAATATCAAGAGTAGCTGGAGCCTACCTGAAGTcttaaggcaaaataaaaaataaagttgcccAGTTTGCCAGAGGCCTTATTTctcctgtttattcttttcttcctcctaagTGATAATATTGCACTAACAAAAGTAGgtgcattattttaattttaaaataactctgtTTCCTACCACATACCCTCTCAAAAAAAGTGGTAAAAAAGAGGAGGCTTAtggacagagaaacagaaagttcTTGCAAAACGTAGTAGTCCAGCCTTGCAGCTGGATCATGCGAAAATAGTTACACAGCTTTTGTAGATGAATTTTATACAGCTCGTATTTTGTAGCTAAAGATTCAAATACTTTAGCTTTGGTACTAAAGCTCCTAATGGTACTTTAAGAACACTTTAAATCTTGGACATAATCCTAACTCAGCAGCATTGCTGTTGTGTGATGAAAGACCAGCCATGTAGGTCAgccattttaaagacatttctgaAAGAAGTTTCTTTTTAGGCAAACAGTAAAcagtatattcacattgtagTAAACCGTGAAGCTTCCTTGTTGTTTTGCTGCCTCTTGGGAGCCCATCTTCCTACCATTCACATCaggcttttttcattttcttttctatgctGGTGGACCTCGTTCCAGGAGTGGAAGAATGCAGGAGTCGAGCAGCTGCGGCTCAGCACGATAGACATGACCGGAGTCCCAACCTTGGCTAACCTCCAGAAAGGAGTCCAGTTTGCTCTCAAGTACCAGTCGCTAGGCCAGTCTGTCTACGTACATTGTAAGGCTGGGCGTTCCAGAAGTGCCACTATGGTGGCAGCATATCTGATTCAGGTAGAAAAGGTCTTTCTGGACCGGTCCCCTTTCCAGCAGATCTCCAGTCTACTGGCAGACCTTGCTAGGAGCCATGTTCCCAATTTCAGGCTGTTTGGAAGGTGGAAAGCACCTGAACTTTGCAGACAGGCTGACCTTTGGCTTTCTCACCGGCCAGCTGCGTGACCTTAGGCAAAAGTGGCTTCCCCTCTCCATTGCTCAATTTCCTCAATTTGTGAAGCTTGAATGAGAATGTATGTCAAGCACTGACCTAGAATGAGCACTCAGAAAATGGAGTTACAAAGGATGCTAATACCAGCAAAAGGCTAGAAACACTTGTTATAAACATGTCAGGAAGTCTAGTTCTGTAGATAATAGTGCTGATCACTTGCAGCTCTATAGGACTCACGTTTCTTTAAGTATTTCAGAGTAAAGTTCTGGACATTAATTTCTAGAAACAGTGGCTCCAACAGAATTTTGCCTATCAGTTTGTTATGATCGGCAGGTGGgatgcttttaaaaacatttagaagCCAGTACTCTAGTCCATCCTTTCCTGTTACAAACCCCCGGCTCATTTTTGTTACCTGTGAGGCCCCTGCAGAGCATTTACTAAGTAATGTAGATAgtttaaggaaaaaggaaatgtaaagaTAAACAGCCTGGCCTTGTGTTACTGTGGACTGGTGAATATATGATTTAACAATACTAAAGCTTTAGTCATTAGGACTCTGTTTTGCTGGAAACTGGGTGTCAGGAGATATTTTGGGCAAAGTGAGAACTGAACCAGCAGGCTAAAGATCTATACTTTCTTGGTTCTATTGATTTCTAAACCAGTAAGTATCCTGAGGACACAAAGATAGCCCTCGTAGTTAGATTTTAAAAGTACTCTTTTCTAGACATGGTGACAAGTTGCATAGAAACACCAACTGTGTAGTCTTTCCAGGAAACTCTTGTAACCAACAGCCTAGCTCAGAGAGGACATCTAGTAGGCCTATGCCCGCTTGAATTTAGGATCTCAGCTTCATGTGTTCAACCTTCTATTTCCAGGGTTTGgcagaataaaaattagatagAAAGACTGATTTGGGTCCCCCCCCTTTACCTCCCCCAGCCTATTGCATATAATTGTGGGACTTTGACTGAAGGGGTTAAAGTGCTCTCCCACTTATAATATGTGGGGCATAGCGTTTAACTCCCTGcaaagtggaatttttaaaaaaatgaaattctgagagccctttagcacttgttattgGGTCAAGGACACCTTAACACCTGGtcctttctttgtctgatttccCAACCCTGCACTTCAGGTGTACAACTGGACTCCAGAGGAGGCCGTAAGAGCCATCACCAAAATCCGGTCACACATCTACATCAGACCTGGCCAGCTGGAAGTTCTCAGAGAGTTCCACAGGGTGATCACTGCAGGAGCAGCAAAGAATGAGACTTGTCACACATCGCAGATATGAAGTACATGGATTAGAAAGAACTCAGGACAACCCTGGCTTGCTACAGAATGAGAATGTTTAACAGGACCAAAGGGCCTTAAGCCCAAACTTGACGTAATAGAAATGTGCTAAGTAATGGTTAATTTCACTCCCTGtgtcttgtttccttttcttgaaaTAACACTGTTGTGTGACTAGGCAGATTTAGTGTGGCTTCTATTCATGGGGCCTGGGGATATGGGACAGGGATAAGGGTTTATTTCCAAAGGTCAAAGAAATCTGTCGTGCACCTGATGTTGTGCCTAATGATATTTACCCCCATAACTCAAAGACGTTTAACactaggaaaagagaagagaaatactCAGCTATGGCTCTTTGCCACTGTCAGAATCCTAATTCACTGGCCCTATGGGGCTCTCCTCACTTGGAGCAGTCATCCTGTATGCAGACAAGGAAGTATGGGATTCAATCAGTATTGTGACTGACTTAGAAATGTGTGGGTATGTAATTAGTTTCCCTTAGGAAGTCACCCCTTCAGAATTCAAAACAGACACACATATCGCTTCAAAAACTTTTATTTGTATGAACAGTTCCTAGCTCTTGGCTTAGCTTAGAGCTTTTAAAAGAATAGAGACCTTATATATTTGAGTTTGAAAAAAGTTTCTGCGATTAATCAGAAATAATCCTTTCTACTTCTTTCTGGCTTACTCCTTGGaataagccaaaaataaaaccaaagtatACATTTCTTGACAGACAGATGAAAAACAACAGACAAACGTCCTAAATTCTAGGGTAGACTCTTGCTGGTGAAGGACACCTTCAGCTTAGTCCATTCTCCCAACCAAAGCCTGAAGGAGAACTCTAACACCTAATTCTTCGTGGAAAAATGACCAATTAGCCACTTGACAGGctatggaaaaaaaggaagactggGCATCTTTCCTTCTGTCCCGGGATCAGGGGTGCTTCTATGTAACACTGATCAGGTAAAGAGGGGAGGCAGTGCCTAAGGGCGGAGAAGAGGCTTGCTCTACGTGCTCTGTAGGGAGGCACAGGATTACAAGGGGATGGCGAACAGGCTGGCCTACTCTCAGTTCAACCAGCCAGCTGAGAAGCAGCAGTCTAAAAAGCCCCAAACGGAACACCCTTATAAGTTCAAGGGTTGAGGTGCTGCCTTTCTAACATGTGCCAAAAAATAACATAGTACCTGAATGGGGGCCTCCGGGACTTTGAGTTTGGATGGGTAGGTGCTGGAGAAAGGGAGGGCAAAAGTCAGCCGCTCTTTCCCTCACAGCCTTAGGCCAACACAAACTGCAAATTGGTAAGCAGCACCTTAATGCCTCTAGTGACAGTTACAGCCGAAGTGGCAGGATCAAGCTTGTAGGTGTTGGCATCCCCCTTTTTATATCGGTCCCGAAAAACATAGATGCTCCCATTACAGCTGGCAATCTTCCAGAGGGATGGGGCAGAGCTCCAGGCCTCAGGAAGGCAAAGCCGGGTGAAGCTGTCTAGCAGGGGATTGTAGCACACCAGGGAGTCCCCTTCAGCCACGATGAACACCAGATCCTTATGCACAGCTGCGTGCATGCGGCCAGCGAAGGGCAGCACATAGGGTTTCACGTGACacttgtctg
Protein-coding regions in this window:
- the PTPMT1 gene encoding LOW QUALITY PROTEIN: phosphatidylglycerophosphatase and protein-tyrosine phosphatase 1 (The sequence of the model RefSeq protein was modified relative to this genomic sequence to represent the inferred CDS: substituted 1 base at 1 genomic stop codon), with the protein product MVPVPRGPGSPEVSLGAGPEVSVLKRPAPAVSPSLEAADDSQSSASSLFWPSSRPPPASPGVGRSSLRRAGXGRMAAGTLLEAGLARVLFYPTLLYTLFRGKMPGPAHRDWYNRIDNTVLLGALPLRNMTRRLVQDENVRGLITMNEEYETRFLCNSPKEWKNAGVEQLRLSTIDMTGVPTLANLQKGVQFALKYQSLGQSVYVHCKAGRSRSATMVAAYLIQVYNWTPEEAVRAITKIRSHIYIRPGQLEVLREFHRVITAGAAKNETCHTSQI